Proteins encoded in a region of the Megalops cyprinoides isolate fMegCyp1 chromosome 3, fMegCyp1.pri, whole genome shotgun sequence genome:
- the LOC118774468 gene encoding PI-PLC X domain-containing protein 2-like, protein MNHKLRMHNVNTDGGDRKTGHKDSCSGSDDTSNADWMGSLCPTLTSMPLKYLAVPGSHDSFSFWVDEKAPVGPDQKAVVKHLAVVFRLLAKKVMKKWSMTQNLTFKEQLEGGIRYFDLRVSSKPGEPGYEVYFIHGLFGHRVRDGLNEINTFLNSHSKEVVFLDFNHHYAMSIEHHMYLISMLQQIFGHKLCKCYSVEDITLDYLWENKYQVIVFYHHPLSEDHSHLWPGSNIPAPWANTTDAFKLIQFLETTLGERAKYGSFHVSQAILTPRVKTIARGLIKGLRNHLVERNLPTIMTWVEAQRPGVNGVNIITCDFVELVDFANTVIKLNKLLLPNHAIT, encoded by the exons ATGAACCATAAGCTGCGGATGCACAACGTGAATACAG ACGGAGGAGACCGCAAAACTGGACATAAAGACAGCTGCAGCGGCAGCGATGACACTTCCAACGCGGACTGGATGGGATCGCTTTGTCCCACTCTCACTTCCATGCCTCTGAAGTATCTAGCCGTGCCGG GGTCTCACGATTCCTTCAGCTTCTGGGTGGATGAGAAGGCTCCAGTTGGGCCCGACCAGAAGGCTGTGGTAAAACACCTGGCAGTCGTGTTCCGCCTGCTGGCCAAGAAAGTGATGAAGAAGTGGTCCATGACCCAGAATCTCACCTTCAAGGAGCAGCTGGAAGGTGGCATCCGCTATTTTGACCTGCGAGTGTCCTCCAAACCAGGCGAGCCGGGCTATGAGGTCTACTTCATTCATGGCCTCTTTGGCCACAGGGTGAGGGACGGCCTCAACGAGATCAACACCTTCCTCAACAGCCACTCCAAGGAGGTGGTATTTTTGGACTTCAACCACCACTATGCTATGAGCATAGAGCACCACATGTACCTGATCTCTATGCTGCAGCAGATATTTGGACACAAGCTCTGTAAGTGCTATTCGGTGGAGGACATCACCCTGGACTACCTGTGGGAGAACAAGTACCAG GTCATAGTGTTCTATCACCACCCCTTGTCAGAAGACCACTCCCATTTGTGGCCGGGCAGTAACATCCCGGCCCCCTGGGCAAACACCACAGACGCCTTCAAGCTGATCCAGTTCCTGGAGACCACGCTCGGGGAGCGGGCCAAGTATGGATCTTTCCACGTGTCCCAGGCTATCCTCACTCCCCGTGTCAAGACCATCGCTAGGGGACTCATCAAGGGACTCCGCAACCACCTGGTGGAAAG aaACCTGCCCACCATCATGACCTGGGTGGAGGCGCAGAGGCCAGGAGTCAATGGGGTCAACATCATCACATGTGACTTTGTGGAGCTGGTGGACTTTGCCAACACTGTCATCAAGCTCAACAAGCTGCTGCTCCCTAACCATGCCATCACCTGA